The genomic region ATACTACTGCTGCGGTCCGATATATACATTCACCAACAGCTTTCTTTCTATCCCCTCTGCCCGTGTGCGGATTCTGGGACTTCAGCTTTTTAAGTACGATATAAAAGGCTTTTTGCACTGGGGCTTAAACTTTTATAACACCGCCCACTCCATTTACACCATTGACCCGTATCTGACCACCTCTTCGGACGGCTCATTCCCCTCGGGTGATGGGTACATTCTGTATCCGTCCAAAACCGGTGCATACACATCCTTGCGTGCCGAAATTACATACCAGGCAATGCAAGACATCCGTCTTTTGGATGCCTTGGCACAAAAAGTCGGCAAAGACAAAGCTGTAGAATTAATAGACGAGCTTGCAGGCTGTGATTTGCAATTTGACCAATACCCCATCTGCAATCAGCTTTACGAAAATTTACACGACAAGATTTGTGAGCTTTTAACTAAATAATACGAAACCGTCGAACATCAGTTCGACGGTTTTAGTTTATACCGGGAAGGACTTGTGCCTGTTATTTTTTTAAATTCACGACTAAAATGGGTTGCATCCGAAAAGCCCGACTGTCGAGCGACCTCAGAAACCGAATACATCTGCGATTGTAAAAGCGTCTTTGCGTGGCTGATTTTTAAATCGTTTATATATTTAATGGGCGAAACACCATAAAAACTTTTGAAAAGCTTTCGAAAATACACCGCCGAAACGCCACATCGATCTGCTAATTTTTCCACACACAATTCACCACTTAAACAAGTCCGATGCATTGCGTCCACCGCAGGCTTTATGATTTCAAATTTTTCAGACGGCATATACTCCGAAAAATATTGCTTCATCAAAATATAAATCAATCCATAAAGCTCCGCTTTGCACTTTATATTTTCTTCGTTTTTCTGCATTTTCCACGCATTTGCTGCCCGTTGGAAGCATTTTTCGGCATCCGCACAATTTTTAAGTTGCATTACAAAAGGCGGAAAAGTAATATCCTCATCTAATTCAAAATTTATCGCATAACAATCGCCGATTTTCCGACACGCCACTTCA from Clostridia bacterium harbors:
- a CDS encoding DUF4091 domain-containing protein is translated as YYCCGPIYTFTNSFLSIPSARVRILGLQLFKYDIKGFLHWGLNFYNTAHSIYTIDPYLTTSSDGSFPSGDGYILYPSKTGAYTSLRAEITYQAMQDIRLLDALAQKVGKDKAVELIDELAGCDLQFDQYPICNQLYENLHDKICELLTK
- a CDS encoding helix-turn-helix transcriptional regulator; amino-acid sequence: MDKFMNYDFNITKIVFVNYLQASYDKAIHKDRLNHGLALHMAGDKDYIFQNGTSLRVQAGSIIYLPKHSFYEVACRKIGDCYAINFELDEDITFPPFVMQLKNCADAEKCFQRAANAWKMQKNEENIKCKAELYGLIYILMKQYFSEYMPSEKFEIIKPAVDAMHRTCLSGELCVEKLADRCGVSAVYFRKLFKSFYGVSPIKYINDLKISHAKTLLQSQMYSVSEVARQSGFSDATHFSREFKKITGTSPSRYKLKPSN